TGGTTGCCCTCGACGACGGCCTGCGCGAACTGGTCCGGGCTCATGCCGGAGGACGCGGCGCGGCGCATCAGGTGCTCGGTCAGCTCTTCCTGGTTGACGTTGAGCTTCTCGCGGGAGACGAGCTCGTCGAGGATGAACTGGGTCTTGATGCCCTTGACCGCCTGCTCCTTGGTCTCGGCGTCGAACTCCTCGACCGTCTTGCCCTGGAGCTCCAGGTACTTCTCCAGCGTGAGGCCCATCTGGCCGAGCTGGTGGTGCTCCAGGTTGTGCTTGCGGGTGTTGACCTCGTCCTCGAGGAGCTTCTCGGGGATCGGGACCTCGACCAGCTTCAGCAGCTCGTCCAGGACGCGCTCCTGCGCCTGCGTGGCCTGGTCGTACTGCTTCATGTTCTCGAGGCGCTTGCGGCTGTCGGCCTTGAGCTCGTCGAGGGTGTCGAACTCGCTCGCCATCTGGGCGAACTCGTCGTCCAGCTCGGGGAGCTCGCGGGCGGCGACGGTGGTGACCTTGACGGTGACCTGCGCCTCCTTGCCCTCGGCGGAGCCGCCCTTCAGCGTGGAGGTGAAGGTGGCCTCGCCACCGGCCTCCAGGCCGGTCACGGCCTCGTCGATGCCGTCGAGCAGCTCGTCGGAGCCGATGGTGTACTGCACGCCCTCGGCGACGCCGTCGGCCAGGACCTCGCCGTCGACCTCGGCCCGCAGGTCGATCGTCACGACGTCGCCCTCGGCGGCGGCGCGCTCGACCGGGGAGGTGGACGCGAAGCGCTCGCGCAGCTGCTCGACCGACTTCTCGACGTCCTCGTCATCGACCTCGACCGCGTCGACGGTGACCTCGATGCCGGAGTAGTCCGGGATCTCGATCGCCGGGCGGATGTCGACCTCGGCGGTGAAGGCCAGCAGCTCGCCGTCCTTCAGCTCGGTGATGTCGACCTCGGGCTGGCCCAGCGGGTTGACGTCCGCCTCGTTGACCGCCTCGGTGTAGAGCTTCGGCAGGGCGTCGTTGACGGCCTCCTCCAGCACCGCACCACGGCCGAACCGCTGGTCGATGACCCGGGCCGGGATCTTGCCCTTACGGAAGCCCTTGACCGTGACCTGCTGGTTGATCTTCTTGTACGCCGCGTCGAGGCTGGCCTTGAGCTCCTCGAAGGGCACCTCGACAGTGAGCCGAACCCGGGTCGGGTTCAGGGTCTCCACGGCGCTCTTCACGGTTCGGTCTCCTTGGTGGCTGTTCTGGGTTTCAGCTGGGCGCTGACTGCGGCGTCCCAGCGGATCGGCCCGGTCAGAGAGACACACGGGCACGCAGCTTGCATAGTAACCGCAAGCAGTAGCCGCCCCACAACGTGATCTTGATTTGCGTCGCCTGCGCGCACGGGGGTGGTCGCGTGCGCGCGGAGGGGTGTGTGTGGTCGGGGTGGCGGGATTTGAACCCACGGCCTTCCGCTCCCAAAGCGGACGCGCTACCAAGCTGCGCCACACCCCGTCGGTGCGACACGTAGGGTACATGCCCGCGGGCGCTGCGTCGGCACATATAGCGGTGTGCGACGGGGGCCGCGGACCCGCTACGATGCACTACGTGCCGCGGCCGTCGCTCCAGTGGTGACGCGCGCGGTGCGCCGCTCGCGGGCGTAGCTCAATGGTAGAGCCCTAGTCTTCCAAACTAGCTACGCGGGTTCGATTCCCGTCGCCCGCTCCACGGCACTCCGGCCCGGCCGGGACCCTCGGGTCCCGGCCGGGCCGGAGTCGTTCCCCCGGTCACCCACGAGTCGGGCGCAGGGCGTGCGCGTCGCGGGCCGCGCGCAGGGCGTGCCCGGGTCGCCCGCCGGGGCGCCGCCCGGGCGGGCCGGTATGGCCGGAAGACGCCGGCTCCCGCCTAGAAGTTGATCTTGCTGATGGACGCGGCTATCTCGTTCAGCACCTTGGTGATGGTGGGCCCGAGGCCCGAGGACGCCAGGAAGAAGCCGAAGAGCGCGGCGACCACGGCGGGTCCCGCCTTGATCGAACCGCTGCGGATCATCACGACCAGGACGATCGCCAACAGCAGCACCACGGACAGCGAAATAGCCACCAGTTCACCCCTCGGTCGGTCCGCCAGCACGGCCCGGGGGGCACACGGCCCGGCACTCCCCCGCCCGTCGACCATCGTGCCACCAACGGCCCGTTTCATGCTGCCCCGTGACGGATCGTGGAAAGCGCGGGCGGGCCACCGGGCCGGGTGGACCCGGGCGGCGTACGGAGGTACGGGAATTCCGCGACGGAATGCGCGGGAATCCTCCCCAAGCGCCCGCGAGTCCGCCACAGGAAATCCGCACGAGTGCCGACCGGGGTGTTCTCCGGCCATGGACGGCGGGGAGAATCGCGCCCTTTGTCACGGATTTATGGTGGCAAGTCGGGCGGTGCGCTCCGCGTGGTGATCGATTTCCCGAATTTTTCGGGAGGC
This portion of the Streptomyces changanensis genome encodes:
- the tig gene encoding trigger factor — protein: MKSAVETLNPTRVRLTVEVPFEELKASLDAAYKKINQQVTVKGFRKGKIPARVIDQRFGRGAVLEEAVNDALPKLYTEAVNEADVNPLGQPEVDITELKDGELLAFTAEVDIRPAIEIPDYSGIEVTVDAVEVDDEDVEKSVEQLRERFASTSPVERAAAEGDVVTIDLRAEVDGEVLADGVAEGVQYTIGSDELLDGIDEAVTGLEAGGEATFTSTLKGGSAEGKEAQVTVKVTTVAARELPELDDEFAQMASEFDTLDELKADSRKRLENMKQYDQATQAQERVLDELLKLVEVPIPEKLLEDEVNTRKHNLEHHQLGQMGLTLEKYLELQGKTVEEFDAETKEQAVKGIKTQFILDELVSREKLNVNQEELTEHLMRRAASSGMSPDQFAQAVVEGNQVPMLVGEVARGKALALVVESAKVVDTEGEPVVLDDDSDDTDEVEEAAEAADTTEEKTEA